The Myxococcales bacterium genomic interval ACCCGTTCGGGTGGAGCGCAGGGCGCGGGGACCAGGCCACAGTGCCTGGCACTGGTACGAGGAGCTCCAACCGGTCTGCGCCCGCGTGAGCGGCACGGGGGCCGATCTGCAGGTTGGCTTACGAGGCTTGGCGGTGGTCGCGCAGGTGGCAGACGGGCGAAAGTCGCTCCTCGCGAGTTTGGGCCTGGGGGAGGCGAGGGGATCCACGGGGCCCCTCGAGATCCGCACCCAGATGCCTGGGCGCGTGGTCAAGGTCCTCGTCAGCCCAGGCATGGTCGTCAGCCAGGGCCAGCCGCTGGTGGTGGTGGAGGCCATGAAGATGGAGAACGAGCTCAAGGCGCCCCGGGAGGCCCGCGTGACCCAGGTTGCGGTGACGGAGGGAGCTGCGGTGGAGGCAGGCGCTCGACTCCTCGTTCTCGAGTGACGAGGGCGACGCGGTGCCCTAGGCCGAAACAGATTCGGGACGCGTCAGCGCCGCGATGACGGACGCGCGCAACTCCGAAAATGACGGAGGGTTGTCGAGCGACGCGAGGGCTCCCAGGCTATTGCCTCGCCGCCGGCTCGCGGTCGAGTGCCCGAGTGCGATGAGCGGCACGGGGCGCTGCCCGTCACGGATGCGTCCAACGACGTCCTCGCCCTCGATCCAGTCCAAGTTCACGAGCGCCAAGTCGAAGAGGGCGTCGTCCTGCGGGTAGTAGGCGTCGTCCACATCCACCACCTTGCAGGCCACGATGGCGGCCATGTGACGCTTGAGCACGGCGCGTGCACGATCTTGTCCGGGTCCAAGCGCCAAGAGGACCTTCAGGCCGGAGAACTTCGACGCCATGTCGTCGATTAGCACGCCGTAGCTCTCCTCCGGCGTCTCCACCGAAATGCCCATGCCCGGCGGCTCACCCGGGGATGCTTGGTTGGGCCCTCGCACCCACGCAACCACCCCCGAAAGCTCGATGGTCTGCTCCTTTGGGGTGAGCAGCTTGAGATCGATACGGTCTCCCTGAGGGAGGGGGGTTTCCGTTTCGATGAAGAGTCCTCCGTGGGATAGATTCACCGAGTAAGAGACGAGAAAGGCGCCTGCCGAGCGATACCGGATCTCCAGCGCCACCCGGATGCGTTCGCTACGACGTGCGTGTTGCTTTTCGTCAGGTTGGGTCATGAGGGCAGGATGCGCCCGAGGATGCGATCCAACTCATCGAGAGAGTGATAGAAAATCTCAAGGTGCCCCGTGCCAGGACCACTTTCCACCACCCGCACCCGGGTGGCCAAAGACCGCTGGAGCCGCTCGGTCAAGTCTCGGGCCGCGGCCGATTGGCGGGCCGGGGCCACGGGGGGCGGTACCACCACGGGCCTGTCGGAGCCTGTGCGTGCCTTCTTGACCAGGGCCTCGACGGCCCGTACCGACAAGTTGCGGGCTACCGTTTGGCGTGCCAGCTGTTCCATGGCGGGTGGCGAATCCAAGCCAAGCAAGGCGCGGGCATGGCCCATGGAAAGTCGGTTGTCCACCACCATGGCCTGCACTTTGTCGGGCAGCTTGAGCAGGCGTAGCGCGTTCGCCACCGTACTGCGGTCTTTGCCCACCCGCCCACCCAGGGCGTCTTGCGTGTAGCCGAACTCGCTGATTAGCCGATCCAGGCCGCGCGCCTCTTCGATCGGGTTCAGATCTTCGCGCTGCAGATTCTCGACCAAGGCCGCCTCGGCGGCCTCGGTGTCAGAGAGATCCCGGACGACCACAGGCACTTCGTGAAGACCCGCCCGCCCTGCGGCCCGCCAGCGCCGCTCGCCGGCCACGATCTCGAACCCGCCTTCGGGTCTAGGACGGGCAAGCAGCGGCTGGATGATGCCCTGGGCGCGGATCGAGGCGGCAAGTTCGTCGAGCCGCTCATCGTCGAACGTCTTTCTTGGTTGGGTACGGCCGGGGTGAAGGTTTTCGATAGGCACCAAGCGCAATCCCTCCCGGGCGGCCTCGGGGCTCGCGGGAGCGGATGCTCCCAAGGTCTCTTCCCTCGTTGTGGCGCCGGCCTGCGGGATCAAGGCGGCCAGGCCTCGCCCTAAAGCCTTGCGCTTTCCAGGGTTCATGCGGAGCGCTCCTCGACGGCAGCGGCATGGGCCTCGCGTCTGTCGTACCGCCCCAGGAACTCGCGGGCTGCCTCGAGGTAGCTCTTGGCCCCCTTCGAGGCGACGTCGTAGAGCAAGATGGGTTTTCCGAACGAGGGCGCCTCCGAAAGCCGAACATTGCGGGGAATCGTGGACTCGTAAACGACGCCACCAAAATGGCGCCGCACCTCTTCCGTCACCTGCTCGGTGAGGTTTTGGCGTGTATCCACCATGCACAGGAGGATGCCTTCGATCGCGAGTCCCGGGTTGAGGGCTCGGCCCACCAGGTCGATCGTATTTTTCAGGTCGGAAAGACCCTCGAGGGCGTAGTACTCGCACTGGAGTGGCACCAGGACGCCGTCCGCGGCGCATAGGGCGTTGAGCGTGAGCAGGCCGAGGGAGGGGGGGGTGTCGATGAAGACGTAGTCGTAGCGGCTGGCCAGCTGGCGTAAGGGCTTCCGCAGCCGCTGCTCTCGGCCCTCACTGCCAACCAGTTCGATCTCGGCGCCCGAGAGATTTTGGTTGGCGGGCAGCAACTCCAAGAACGAAAGCTCGGTCTTCAGCACGACGTCCTCGATGGCGGCGTCGCCCAGCAGCACGTCGTAAACACTCGTTTGCACGGCGTTTTTCGGATGGCCGAGACCGGACGTGGCGTTGCCCTGCGGATCCATGTCCACGAGCAGAACCCGTTTTTCGGCCGCCGCCAAGGATGCAGCCAAGTTCACGGCGGAGGTCGTTTTACCGACCCCCCCTTTTTGATTCGCGACGGCGATGACCCGACCCATGTTGGGGCGAACGGTCCTAACACTTTCCAGACCCCTTCATCAACAAATCCAACTGCGAATCGCCCGAGGTCGCGAAACACAACCCCCAAGCGCCTCGCCGAGGCGCCAAAGTGCTCGAAAAAGTTGACGGATCCTTGGGCTTGTATACCTTGTATTACATGTAGTCTTAAGTCTCACTCTCGTCGGACAGACGGAGAGGGACTGCCACCCGCCACAGGAGACGCACGCCATGCGAAATCACGAGATGGGAATGTTCGATAGCTTCGAGGACTTCGAGCGCTCAGAGCTGCGACAGCTCGAAGCCGCCTACCTCGACGAAATGACCGACGCCTTTTTCGAGGATGAAGTCTCGGACAGCCTCAAGGCCGTCGCGAGCTGGGACGTGGACGACTAGCCCTGCGCGCTCAGAAGGCTTGAGTCGGAACGTTCGGGCGGGCACGCCGCAACACCTGCTGTCCGACCCCGAAGCTGAGTACCAAATCGCCTTCTCGTGCTTCGCCCTCGTAGCTATCGAGCTGCCTCTGGCCGTCATCGCAGGGGCCGCCCTCGAGCACCTCGAAGGTTTGCTCGCTGATGACGAAGCGCGGTCCCGAGACAACGCCTCGAACTTCGTAGCGGGTCACGCTCCGGAAATCGAGGGCGTTGTTGCACCGATAGAGGCGTCCATCGGTGGAGCGCTGTTCGACGAAGCGATCGTAGAAGCCTACCAGCTCCCTGCCCTCCTGGACGAGGTGCCACTCTTCTCTCTCCCGTTTTGCGTCGCCGTTGGGCAAAGCCGCTTGTTGCTCCCAAACCCAGTGGCCGTGGAGCTCGGCGGGGCCGGACAGAGTGGCGTGGTGAGGTCCGACCAACGACAGGCTCGTCAGGGCCGGTACCCGCTCCGTAGCCCGGGGATCGAGAGGCGTTGCTGCCGCTGTCTGTCGCCGCACCAAGCGCCTCAAGGGACCTCGCGCCGTCGAGACCAACGCGTCGCCGTCGAGACGGCCCTCGAACGCGGAGCGATCGCGGGGCGGGGGCTGGCAGGGGCCGTCCACATGAGGTGCCTTGTCTTCACGGAGCTCGAGATGATCACCGCGCCGACGACCGACCACCTCGCTCGTGAGCCAGGCCGTTAGTTTCGTTCGGCCGCTGCAAAGATAGGGACGTCCGTCGCCCGATGTCAGGGTGATTTCGACGAAGAGCACGCCCCGGACTTGTTCGCCATTCTGCTGCAGGCGCCAGGTATGCCGTTCCACCTGCCGATCG includes:
- a CDS encoding TIGR02266 family protein, translating into MTQPDEKQHARRSERIRVALEIRYRSAGAFLVSYSVNLSHGGLFIETETPLPQGDRIDLKLLTPKEQTIELSGVVAWVRGPNQASPGEPPGMGISVETPEESYGVLIDDMASKFSGLKVLLALGPGQDRARAVLKRHMAAIVACKVVDVDDAYYPQDDALFDLALVNLDWIEGEDVVGRIRDGQRPVPLIALGHSTASRRRGNSLGALASLDNPPSFSELRASVIAALTRPESVSA
- a CDS encoding ParB/RepB/Spo0J family partition protein; the protein is MNPGKRKALGRGLAALIPQAGATTREETLGASAPASPEAAREGLRLVPIENLHPGRTQPRKTFDDERLDELAASIRAQGIIQPLLARPRPEGGFEIVAGERRWRAAGRAGLHEVPVVVRDLSDTEAAEAALVENLQREDLNPIEEARGLDRLISEFGYTQDALGGRVGKDRSTVANALRLLKLPDKVQAMVVDNRLSMGHARALLGLDSPPAMEQLARQTVARNLSVRAVEALVKKARTGSDRPVVVPPPVAPARQSAAARDLTERLQRSLATRVRVVESGPGTGHLEIFYHSLDELDRILGRILPS
- a CDS encoding biotin/lipoyl-binding protein, with the translated sequence MPGRVVKVLVSPGMVVSQGQPLVVVEAMKMENELKAPREARVTQVAVTEGAAVEAGARLLVLE
- a CDS encoding AAA family ATPase codes for the protein MGRVIAVANQKGGVGKTTSAVNLAASLAAAEKRVLLVDMDPQGNATSGLGHPKNAVQTSVYDVLLGDAAIEDVVLKTELSFLELLPANQNLSGAEIELVGSEGREQRLRKPLRQLASRYDYVFIDTPPSLGLLTLNALCAADGVLVPLQCEYYALEGLSDLKNTIDLVGRALNPGLAIEGILLCMVDTRQNLTEQVTEEVRRHFGGVVYESTIPRNVRLSEAPSFGKPILLYDVASKGAKSYLEAAREFLGRYDRREAHAAAVEERSA